Genomic DNA from Caloenas nicobarica isolate bCalNic1 chromosome 3, bCalNic1.hap1, whole genome shotgun sequence:
TGTAGCCTGCTAGCTTGTGTCTTAACTCTGCTCAAAACCTAGGAGTAACAGTGGACGTCAAATCACCTGTTCCTTCTACCAGGGCAGCTGGCTTGTAGGAGAAAGGGCTTTGCCTTCTGACCTTAACCTGCAGCCCCTTCTGTCGTCTTCACTGTGCTCAGCGTTGTTGTTTGAGCTGAATGAAGAGTCCAAAACCAACTCTgaattcagggtttttttaagcagatgCTTCAGTTGATGGATTCCCAATAACTTACTGGACTTGTGGCGCAACAGAGAGgaagcagcagtattttgtgGAAATGGTTCCCTCAGAGGATGGTATAATGGTTACAGTTCAtggtatttcaaaatgtttgagGCCGTGGATGCTAAATGCAAATGGAagaggttggttttgttttgtttttgtcctattttaaaaaatagaaaaggtgGAATCTTACTGTGCTTCTGGAAGGTGCTGTAAATATCACTGGTGTGCCAAGCTGCTTAACTGGAGCTTGGTTTGAAATACTCAAAACACTGATACAGGCTTGAACTGCAAAGTCAGTGAGAGGCTTTGGGGTATCTCCTCTCTCTCCTACAAAGATATCCttctgtgtgtgtatctgtacataagtatttttttctactgctgTTATTCAGGTAAGGAAGCAGGTGAGCAGGCTTTTTCTAACTTGTTAGATATACCTAAATTTTTACACGGTTATTccagggctggcagctgctTGCAATGACAATGACCTGGCAGTAAAGTCAGTGGCAGTTGCACAAGTATGTACCCACAGGTAGGTTTGGGTCTTTgatgcacattttcttttcctatttccCTTACCTGAACTGCCACTGAATCTTGTAGGTGTTCAAGTTGGTAAAGGCTGAACTCTGGCTTCCCTGTCAGGATACACCATGCTTCGGACAAAACGTTGGTGCAATCTGTACAGCAGTTCCCTATagccagcagcaggcagagcactTCAGCCTTTCCAACCACAGCGCGTCCTCTCTCCTAGCACGTTTTTCTCAGGTTCCTGCCATGGGACTTGCCTCTCTCCTGCCCTTGGGGTTATCCTCCCCCTTTAATGCTGTCAAGGTGGTGCAAAGGAATTCAAAGGGACAGAATTTATCCCTCAACTTTGCCATCCTGTTAAGGCAGGGTTTCAGGACTGATTCTTCAGAGAGGCGCTGTTTTTTGTCTTTGGAACCAGAACAATCAGTTGGTAGTCTAGAATTTGCCCAGACTAGGCAAGggaagcagtgatttttttttttttttttaaattattattcccccccgccccttcaATTTCCACTTCTGAAGTGACCAAATTTCAGTGAAGCCATTGCTATCTTCCATCCAAACTGTAAATACAGTCTGGTTTTAAGCGTCAGATTTTATACTTGAGCTGTCACTTCAGGTtttcctgtgggtttttttgtttgttttaagggaggaaaaaagccagcttggtcaCTTGAAAAAGCACAACAGGAATGGCAGAAGGAAGGGCTAGTAATGAAGTAGAAGGCCTGGCTGATATCTCTCCCCATGaagtctgctctgctccaaaATATTATACAAGTTATTTATTCTTGaagttgtattaaaaaaaaaaatgctgttggcCTTTGGAGGAGATTGCCTGACCATGTATGCAGACTTATGGGGCCAGACAGTAGTAGCCACAAGCAGCTAGTAGCCGAGGAACCAAAAAAAATCGGACGTACATTAGGAGTAAACTTTCTTCAGAGTAgtaaaaataactgatttttttaattccttttttctacCTTTACTGCAGACTTTGACAGCAGTATGTTACAGTGTTTCATATCCTTATCCCTAGATGAATTAAGTTACGTTCATTCAAGAAATAGTGCTATGATGCTATAAAAAAGCTCATGTAAGATTTATAGCCTCAAAAGGACACTGTTAagtacttttatatttttatacaacCCATTGTTTGTAAATATCCTCTGATaagcttgaaaataaaatttatttccctatcagactttttctttttatttacatgAATTATCTCTCCCATCACGTGTTCATAGATGTTTTGTTATGCTTCCTTGGTTGTGGATTTGTCATTAGATATGCCCCACTGTGGAAATTCTGTTAGCAGGTGCTTTGGAACTAATAACTCTTTTTGCGTGGTTCCTGTCGCCATTCTCTTTAGAAATATCTTCAAAAATGTCAAGGCATTTTCGGTTTTAAGCAAGTACCAAAGCTGAGTAACTTGAAAGTCTCCATAGCATATCTGTGTGTTACTGACAAGTTTTAACTTTATTCCACTAGTAAAAACTTCACTCAGCTCTATTATAAGACCCATGAAACACTGTTCATTCTCTGCTCTGCATACACAGACTTCTGTATGTGCGGTGTTTCATTTCCACACATACCATGTAGGTAAGGCAACAGGTTTAGCGTGCTGTATTAAACTTACTCTGAAATAGCAATCCCGGCCAAAATGGGGTTAGGCCCCGAAATGTAGATTGCTGTGAGAAAATTGCCTGGAGGAGAAATGTGACATTTCATGTGCTTTCAGTTCAAAGGTAAATCCAAATATTTAGTTCTTACTGTGTATGTAGCTATATGCTGACTAAATTATTGCAAAACATTTAGTGTGTGAGACCATAAAATACAGGACTATtaattttactttgattttttttttttttttaaatttaataagtTGCTGTTGAAAGCTACTACTATCATTTTGCTGTAGTATTTGAAATTACTTCAGTAAGAGTTCACTGAATCCAGCAACAGGCGGTAAGGGAGACTCCGATTCTGGCTTATGTTTCTTGTCAGGACGTGCAAGTCTGTGGTGAGGCAGCAGGGCAAAAAACTTGAAACAGTCCCCCATCTTCTTGGGGTTCATCAGCATATCATAGCTGTGAAGTAACTGCTCACGAGTTGCTGTGTCACGTGAATTCTGCAAGAGCACCTAAAAACAAAGAATGTAGGTTACAGCACTTCCTGCTTTCCTATCAATTCCCTCACACCTGCAATCTCTTTTTGCATCCTTTTTGCTTATAGTCATGTAATCGTGCCATAGAGTTCAGTAGAACTGGCGAGATCCTTGGTGGAGCTCATACATTGATACAGGTAGCAAAGTTTTGCATTAAATACTCCTAAATATAATACGATCAGTTTACTTTGAGGGATCTAAAGTAACTTAGGTCTAGGAGAAGCAACTCTCTGATCTCACACCTACATGTTGTTTTGaacagctttcttttaaaatcagatttttataAAAGCTCTCTTGCTGCTTTAGAGTATTGCTTGTGAATTAGGAGAGTTTATCTACCTGTACACGTATCGTACCTGCAATCGGAGGTCAATGcccatgttttttaaaaactcccACTGTTTTATGGGGCCTAATGTAGCTGTTCTTCCCTGTGTCATCTTTCGAAGATAGCTGAAATCAACATCTGCTGTCAGGTCTGCCGTACCTGGAGCACTCAGCACGTCATGAAGTTTATGATTTCGGAAaccctgaaaaattaaattggaaGATTATACTCAGCTGTACTCCTAGCTACCATAGCTGGGGCTAGCAAAGACTAAGTTGTGCGTGTGAGGGACGAGAATAGTAAATTTTACCTTGAAAATTTGAGATAAATGTAGCAAGGGCTCAGATTACCCTTTCCATCTGACAGAAACCCTTATGGGTACTGATTAAATAAGACTCAATTATTCAGTTTTTGCTCATGTCCACCAAAGACCTTTCTCTTACAAGAACCTAATGATCCAAGTGACAAAAGATAACAGAGGATTTTGGCTTCTTATTTCAGGGTAAATGACTTACCCGGAAAGTGTCAGTTTTGGTTCCATCATGACCATAATCAGCAACCAGTGCAGCCCCACCACCCTTTTCTATACGACAGGCAAGATTCTGAATGATGACACCAGCCTCGGGACACACTTCCACATGATCTCTTGTTTCTTCAGGCTAGTGCAGAGTTCAAAGATCAAAACACCTGTATTAGCAAACCGGTACAGGGCAAGAGTTCTTCCCATCTGACATCATGTGCTTGTCATCACTTCACTGGGGCACAGAGGTGCAGGGTGCTTTGTAGGTTACCTCGAGCTTGAGCTAGTTTTTGCTAACCGTTATTTTCAATTAGTGTTTTCTGAGTGCTGGATTTCAGTCATCTCTTCTATAACCTATAGTCAGgtgaaatgaacatttttgtaACAAGTAAGAATACCTGCATCAGGTGAAACTGCATTACTGTGGTACTGAAAGCCCTTTGGCTGTGTGCACGCTTCAGAAAGGCCTTTCTGTGCGAAACTCTGGTTTTAATCTCAACTATTTCATTTTGTAACTTTAAGAATCCAGTgaactttagaaaaataaaaaccttagACACTTTGCATTAAAGGTCAGTACCCAGCTGCAGTGAGCTGAGAGGCTGGCTTAGGCAGGGCCACTGTTGAGGTGGTGATGTGACATGTGCAATGCAGAACACTTGATGCTTCATTTTGCTCTCTGAAGCATTTTGTCTGTTTAAGCTCTGATTTTGCAGGGTTTGATgttcatgtttggttttgtgctgtatttTCACAGCATATGAAGTTTAATGCTTGTGgaagttctgcagaacagaaatggTAAGCTGTATTTACTCATTTATAGACTGAGAGCCCTCCTTGCTGTCAAAGTAACTGAGAAGCATTAAATGTACTTGAAAGAGTTGGTAAGGATGCAAGTACGAACTCTGGTGGGCATAACCTTACCTGAATAAAGTTTTGTGTTGCAGGGGTACTGGATGGTGACAGGACAAACCGCAGCTGGTCAGGAACTTCTGGATCTACATCAACCAACACTTCACGCCAGcctttctctgttctctgtttAATGAACCCAGAGTACTCTTTTTCACACTCTTAACGGATACAACAGTATTTTAGTTGATTGAACTAATGCGTTAAgcattttcacaaatattttaagaacaTAATATGCCATTAACAACAATTATTCATTCCTATTTAATTCCAGTAACTGCCTTGGAAAAAGCTTGTGGTAGAGGCTCGTCTGCAGAGTCAACAAATCCAGGTTTAATTATACTTAAAAAGAATGAATGATGTTAAGAAAAATGCTGCCTCTTCTATTGACAGTGCAACATTTAccttatcaaaataaaatattttattctaccAGTGATTATCATAAACTAATTATCAAATTGAACAGGAAAGTTTCTTCTAAATGGTTATTAGCTGCTACTTCGCTATTCTCATTACTGTTCAAATGAAAGCCCTTCAGTCTTTATTAGTAGTAGTACATAAAATAATGTGGAAATTAAGAACTTCATTAATGTAGCATAAGAAATACGAGAACTTGAGACTTAGCAGAAAGAAATCTTTAGCTTTTTACAAGTTTTATCCATTCAAGAACAGTTACTTTTTTACAGGTATCAGCTGAATTAAGCCTTATTTGTCCAAATTAAGTTAGAAGTATTTTATCACCAGAGACAATGCATGTGCCTATTTTGGCATGCTAATTCCCTTTTTCCtcaaagagaaaaggcaaataagTAGATAGTCACAATTACAATAATCTTCTTGCTATACCTGAAATTTATGTATTGGTAGGGCATCAAAAAACTCATGTGCCAAGTAAAAGCTGTAACCTGTGGGAAGGTAAAAAGGAATGCATTAGGTTATTAATGCTTCCATAGCAGCTTCCAATTGAAAATTAAGATGTTTTTATGAATTTTAATGAGCTAAACTAGTTAATGTGGTTGTGAAATAATTATTGTTAGTTCCAGCTTAGATACATCAAAGACAGCATTTCTACAGCTAGCTCTAGCTTCCAGTCCATGAATTTTACATTGGTGTCTCATGAAAGGAGATTCAGACAAAGCCAGTAAATGGTTtctcacagaaagaa
This window encodes:
- the NDUFAF7 gene encoding protein arginine methyltransferase NDUFAF7, mitochondrial isoform X2; translated protein: MVLLPARRALLAAALGPAGRGRLPRHPGTRRLSRPPGAAGRAEAEGPGRARAMLRHLLLKLRATGPVTVAEYMREALTNPGEGYYTRRGGIGESGDFVTSPEISQVFGELIGIWYISEWIAAGKPKAFQLVEMGPGLGTLTDDILRVFKQLASLLSKCDVSIHLVEVSPKLSEIQAQMLTGGKVQSNPEDKSVYMKGISKTGIPIFWYRDVQDVPLGYSFYLAHEFFDALPIHKFQRTEKGWREVLVDVDPEVPDQLRFVLSPSSTPATQNFIQPEETRDHVEVCPEAGVIIQNLACRIEKGGGAALVADYGHDGTKTDTFRGFRNHKLHDVLSAPGTADLTADVDFSYLRKMTQGRTATLGPIKQWEFLKNMGIDLRLQVLLQNSRDTATREQLLHSYDMLMNPKKMGDCFKFFALLPHHRLARPDKKHKPESESPLPPVAGFSELLLK
- the NDUFAF7 gene encoding protein arginine methyltransferase NDUFAF7, mitochondrial isoform X1, with amino-acid sequence MLRHLLLKLRATGPVTVAEYMREALTNPGEGYYTRRGGIGESGDFVTSPEISQVFGELIGIWYISEWIAAGKPKAFQLVEMGPGLGTLTDDILRVFKQLASLLSKCDVSIHLVEVSPKLSEIQAQMLTGGKVQSNPEDKSVYMKGISKTGIPIFWYRDVQDVPLGYSFYLAHEFFDALPIHKFQRTEKGWREVLVDVDPEVPDQLRFVLSPSSTPATQNFIQPEETRDHVEVCPEAGVIIQNLACRIEKGGGAALVADYGHDGTKTDTFRGFRNHKLHDVLSAPGTADLTADVDFSYLRKMTQGRTATLGPIKQWEFLKNMGIDLRLQVLLQNSRDTATREQLLHSYDMLMNPKKMGDCFKFFALLPHHRLARPDKKHKPESESPLPPVAGFSELLLK